Part of the Diabrotica virgifera virgifera chromosome 6, PGI_DIABVI_V3a genome, aatacttaaatattcttacatttctgaatattccaccactataattgcaatatgtttataaacaaaattaacaaattctaagacaaatggacaaatgaacaaaagggcctattttggtgttcatgtaggagatcaagataaatcctgagctccacatgtagtgtgcaaaacttgtattgaaaacttgcgacagtggacgaaagggcaacgaaaatgtttaaatttggttttccactggtatggagggaaccaaaaaatcattttgacgattGCTATTTCTGTCTTGTGAGTATAAAGGGCATTAATCGTAATAATCGACATACGGGAACAtatcctaacctggattcagcaataagaccaattccacatcagcttgagcagatacccattccaatatttagcagtctacctatgtcaccagaggataatgccgaaacgttatttgacgaactgcagactaatagatttgaggaagacgacagtgattttgaaggggattcaacacgtcctgagtgctttactcaggaagagctaagcgatcttatcagaaatttgaaccttccaaaggattcttccgagttgcttacctctagactaaaagaaaagaatgttctTCACACAtacaccaaaattacatactaccgtaatagagataaaagatattttgccttcttttctcagcaagatgatatggttttttaaaggactgttagaaaaaatgggtgtatcggagtatacaccagatcactggcgtctttttatcgacagttccaaacgaagtttaaGGTGTGTCCTTCTACAcaatggcaacaaatatggaagtataccaattgagtcgttctttgcaaaaaccccagtaGTACTTTTTTTCCGAAAATGGACTTATACCATCTATGGATTGAAGGACTAATTACCTACGTTCCTTGCGTAAGAAACTTCCATTAAAGTTACAGTAGTCCAAAATATAAGCGACAAAAGTATAGGCGATTCCGcataaaccccatatgtcaagcgcAATTCCCTTTGTTAATGACtattggtgtttttgcgggaaactttatcgcttggctgtcagtaggtttttataggttaaagttccttcgaatagttgtgttgtgtgattttataagtaaacacaatttttcgttcattttttattttggtttattactataaatatcgtttttcctataaattaatgaaaaattcctgcaaaaaccccatatgtcaaatgaataaatgtccttcataaataaacaaaaggaaaaaataatgttatttatattgtaaactgtgtgtaatcatcaaaataataaatcactaatttgagaatttccgtaaacttaatagggttcaattaaataacttttttttaaatatctccgatgttgtaaaaagtgacatatggagtttttgcaaagaacgcctcaattgggcattagagtggaataaatgctcaacaattttaacaaacacggttgtcatatgagtattaaaattcattacctccacagccacttagaccgtttcccagaaaatcttcaCCAAGATATCAAAACAATGGAAGAGGGGTATCAGGGACATGGGGCTATCACATGATGGcggattactgctggagtcttcaaaaggaccgtccttttaaagcctttgcaagaaaatcatataaaaggaagtttttaggtgacaccgaataacacatttttgttgcgacgctgccggttaggttagatgaaaagttaagtttttttggcagatatgtgtgatgatttttgtaagtacattattgtacaacaaaaatttttacaaacactttttattcgtatttggtttatttcatgggtagcagcactacatATGTAGGTggtgctgcgttaaattaccctatatgttagaaatgtgatctgttgtcgtattttctgaaaacgatctgatggaacaagtctggtggcatttttggattcagaAGACCCAAATTACatagaaacagtaaaaaaattccggcagcaaactgtgtgtttaccagtgtaATTAGTCAAAGATCAACCCTTCAATAAGAATTGATATATTATCTTCTATACAAACAAACACAAATTAATAACCTTTAAAACTCAGCACTTACTGTTGTTAGTTTCTCTATAACATAAATAGCAGTCTTCGTGTGCATCGTTATATCTCCAACTCTTACTTTGGACGGTCCTTTCGCCAACGCCATGAATATAATTACTTGATCTTGGCTATATTCATCCACACAAGCACCTGCTTTAATGGATCGCTGCAACTCTTCAGCAGCCCTTCTTCCGGTTTCCTGAAGACTTTCACTCCTTTTACCAAGTGCAGATGCTCCTAGGACACAATTTGTGCTTGTGTTTGCAACTAATCTATAAACAAATTTTTCCTATAAATAAAATAGTTTGCCAACGAATATAAATACTCTACACAATATATTCATTTACGAGGGTCATTCGTAAGAAAGGTTTCCTATACCGCTGAGGAGGAATATAAAAGAGAAATCTGACAACACTGCATTAAGTATCAACTCTCCCTCCCACCCGGCTTATTGCCTCATGAAACAACAGTTAACTCCGACATATATTGCGAGCCATTAAAAAGACTGAGATGTGCGATCCAGAACAACTGGAGAGGTCGATTGTCCAGTGGTGTGAGGCTCCTCCAAGATAATGCTCAATATTTTGGCTGGACTGTTGTGCCCCACCCTCCTACAGTCCAGACCTCACACCAAGTGATTTTCACTTATTCCAAAAATTAAAGGAAAACTTGGGTGGCTTACGCTTCAGCACTGATGATAAAGTTAAGGAAGAGGTTACTCGATTCCTCAAAGAATTGGCGGTAGAATTCTATAACATGGGGATAGAAAAGTTGAAGCATCGTCTCCAAAAGTGTTTCTACAAAAACGGCGATTATGTAGAAAAATAGCGTAAGTTTTAAAATGATGTATAATACtaagaagaaaaataaagcaGTCTGTTTTTAAAGTTCATGTGAACCTTATTTTATGAATGGCCATGGTATATTCATTGATTTTATACAATATTACACACTATTTTGAGAAGTTCAAGCAAAATTACTTTTTGATGCTGTTCTTCTTACTGTTGGAAAGGATAAAATGGTCATATAAGCTTCTCATCAGAAGTATTGAGACAAAAAAGAAactatattgaaaaataaattagaaaaaaattgagCATTTACTTGCTTACTTAAAGGTTAATGCAAAAACATCTTTAGAACTGTTCAAACATGAAATGAGTAGAATTGGATTAAGTGTATGGTAGAAATACCATACCTATACCTGAAAAGTAtataaaatactcaaaatatCAGAATTAGTACCCCTAGTACTCATGTACGGATAAGAAACATTGGCAATGAGACAACTCAAGATGAAGAGTTACTACGaacttttgaaagaaaagtattgaGGACCATATTATATATTGTGGAGTTAACGAACAGGATCTGTGAAGAAGGCGATATAATTTTGAACTCTATAGACTTTACGTGCGCCACATTATGCTGATGGATAAAAGTGATCCTGCTAAAATAACTATACTAAATATGCTGATCGGAAGAAGAAGGGGATGACTTAAACTCAAATATCTGGATGATGTGAAAGAAGATTTAAGAAAGATTGGAGTAAAGGGTTGGGGAAGACAGACACTCGATGAGAAGGATGGAAGAATGATTTGAGGCACGCCATGGCTCACTAAGGGCTGTAACGCCAACTGATGATAAAGGTAATAAAATAGCATTATTAGCCTTTGCTCCAAGACACATTACTTCAAGACAAATTTGATATACATCACActtttaatacttacataataCCTGAACAGCTATCTGGTGCTATATTCTGATCCTCTTTATACCTTTCAATATTGACCGAAGCTATTTTCTTTAACTCATTTGCAGCACTGTCTGCCATTTGGTGAGAGAGCCTTTCTGGCAAATTTCCTGCAACGAAGCTCCATCCAAAGATGTCTGTTACAGATCCTTGTGTTGTCATTTCAATAGGATTTAATTTTTCCACGGGTTTTACATTAATAATAACTTCCCCACCACCTTTAGGAAAATACCCTCTTCTTTTTAGATCGAGATCGAATGTTGCtccaaatttttctaaaataggCCTAAATACCTCAGTTAGATAATCAATTTGAGGTGCCATTTCTGTGTTGGTACCTCCTCGGAGAAGAAGAGTTGTAGGTGTATCTGCAAAGATAATGCATGGCAAAGATACTTGAAGTAATAGGCTGATGCTACCGGCGGTTTTTACTTGTGCTCTGTAGGAGCCTCCTTTGATTTCTTGGGGCCAAAATTCAATTTCTGTTGAACCCAATTGCGCACCTTTTACTTTGGCTGAACAAATGTCTCTTAAAAGTTCCACTCCTAAAAccaaagaataaaaatgatatttgaTGTATTATACATAggttttttttgtttgttatggcttggactttatgtcaatcagccagtcacaacatgactactatatcaagaagattaaatatttaaagaccgtaagtccataaaatatcaataacgaagaaaaattagtTCAATAGCTGTTGAGAGGTAATTTATATACTGAAATAAAGAGATGGTACTAAGCTAAGGTAAGCTAATTGTAGCCTCCTTTCAACATCATACGTGTGTTCAAAAacgatctacaaaaatttaataacaataagataagaataataaaataagaataataataaacaagaATATTTTTGGCACTCAAAAAAAATATGATCTAAATCACCTTTTTTATCACAATTTGGACATCGATCATTTTCGAGAACACGAATTTTATGCAGGTGTGTGGGATAACAGGCGTGACCAAAACGTTGTGATGTATTTTCTTGAATAATTATATGGCTGGAACCACGTTCTATTCGGTATTTTCTTTTGTATACTACAGTAGGTACCTAGAAGGGTTGGTATAAGTATGATGTGACCAAAATTCATTCCAAATTGTGACGTATTTCATTTTAATATAAGAGACTGCATCACAAAAACTTACAGGATGTTTATTAGGAAAAccattttttacactttttttcgCCAGCATATCAACATGCTCATTATGTTCAAGACTGATTATGTGCTTtaacccaaacaaaattaatctttttattaactttactagctgacccggcagacttcgtactgcctcaatagataagaacaaacttttgtaaacaataaacttaaaataaacaaaaggaattcgtaattaataaacacaaaaaatgctcgatgtgaatgagtttttattattatttttaatgaattacacATAATGTTTGAAGTCATACAGTTTAGTTAGAAAAAGTTTGCAGTGCAGCAGttgcaatcttaaatttgtttttcttataatgaatataacagctttattttatttacattcaaaaaaaccctgtatttataattgggttcggggttgtccaactatataggtgttgaaaaataaaataaaattaaaattaaatatcattaaataaaatgaaacaaaatttcataaaattgaataaaagtcaataaaaataaataaaactgaataaacttaaataaaaataataaataaatttaaaaagataataaaattaaaaaaaataaatagaatctaataaaaataattaaaatttaataaaatgaaacaaaattaattaaaattaaataaaattttataatttgctgcttgttcttttcgtttgCTCAGAACTTTTCTTCTGCTTGCCGTTCGTCAGAAAAGTTcggtagagatattttttgaaagtttcaaaaaattaagaaattcatattttgcccaaaaTAAGTTcaaaagttaaacagttgcacttttcttcgatgaaatttgttgctcgttcttcttctgtcttaatatttctaaggcttaaaatattgtattttggacACCGATTGAGctagaaaaaaaatttagtaaGGTTCTGTTCggaatttcgtatttttcacgtcacTATTGTGAGAGTTATGACGTCACACGCAACCCCCTTATGACGTAGAggtataaaatatcgacataaaccTACTCCCAGTCCGGTCGAACATagctgccaaatttcataaaaatcggtcaagtcgtttcggaggagtatggcaacaaacactgtaaaaagagcattttatacatatagctgtaaaaattttggtggctactaaaatgacaatataaaaccgtataaaccttccctgaacttccacaaataattcaacatcaaaattagccaaatcggtccacacattctcgagttttagcgagactaacgcacagcaatagatttttatatataagatgcaaaattttagatggctattaaaaaataacggtcgaagatagaaaagtgaaaatttagggttgtatttacctttgccttccacatcacataaaattaagaaaaaacagtttgaccaaaaaaataaaaaaatattttaggggggcagcccccgttacgacgtacggatatgaaaaatacataacaacctattctcggtccggtcaaatatacgtggaaaatttcataaaaatctattcagtcgttctcgagttatgtgttggtaactgtcacgactttcttttgtttatatagatgtaaaatatttaaatggccattaaaaaataacggttagtgctggaaaagtgaaaatttagggttgtatgtatctttacgttccacatcgtatgaaattaaaaaaaagagtttctctgaaaaaatagaaataaatataagggtggcaagcccccttaagacgcacgggtatgaaatatagataacaacctactaccGGTCCGGTCGaatacacttgcaaactttcataaaaatcggtcaagtcgtttcggaggagtatggcaacaaacactgtaaaaagagcattttatacatatagctgtaaaaattttggtggctactaaaatgacaatataaaaccgtataaaccttccctgaacttccacaaataattcaacatcaaaattagccaaatcggtccacacattctcgagttttagcgagactaacgcacagcaatagatttttatatataagatgtagctccaaaacgctggacggaagggccgcccgagaactttatcaaaccgatctattatcgttatggtactagatactggcattctataaaaataacaaagttactcgttattttgatattttagaaacacctactgtacttaaaagtattttatggttctacgcatcattaattcctgcatttgagaaaatgttcgatgccatatttcggggacacactatagatgtgtatattattgcataaatcaatagaatattatagtcatactttcattttaaataagttcatttttctgagaaattaatagtttacaatatttgaaTTTCATTCTAcatatttcgattacgccagtcaatgcacgagattaagaacaagatattatctccaaattatatcctactgcatggattttaatgaaattttgggagtagcccaatctcctaattcaaagactatcctatatactatggcgcttttatcatgggggaagttcccaccacttctcaggggtgaaatatttttattttcgaattacatggagaaaaagaaagatttttaagaaaatttaaaaattcattctataatttgatcaaattttttacaaaaaccattcattttaaacccgttcactttttgaaattagaaataacactatattaaaaggtattgtagaaggaaaacaatgcatttaaattatggtggatggggagttaaatgtttatacttttcatttttccttaaagtacattagacatatatttttttgcaccatatctcgcttagtttgtaagtaaccgacatttaacggtgctcgtttcaaaggccttttcaaacactacaaaaggtgttggtagcattatacacctaaaacctactgttcgtctgttatttcaagttgaatacaccaatttgagcatgcaccaaaaaacaaactattttcacctaccatatctctttttgtattataaatagaacatttacgaaggaacgaatctctttattatttataatctaaaaaatgttttatatagtgtttttagttcgatgcatagtttttaaggtattcacaaaaaatccgtccgacaaggtgtcatttttcaatgaaaatggccaattttcaactacgcataattcaaaaagtattgagttctcaaaaaaaagtatagaccagtttttgcttagaaataggttctttagccacttccgtgcttattttgaccaacaaattttccacccccttgaagaagtgggaaccgccccaagataaaagcacaatagtatatagggtagattttgtttcttgagctattccctacttactgtggaAATATCAAGtacaatgtagtaggatggaattcggagccaaataccctcattgactgccctacaataatgctctgctatgatcgcgtgagagaggacacacataagattatagcaaattttctatttaccgtaacttttcgagtttttgagctacagcaatgaattttatgtcattggaaaggtaattttgcattttttcaaaatatgttaaaatatagagggcgtatctaaaaaattaagattttttattcatttccggttcaaccggaagccatagttttggtaaaatttattgtgataatagataataaagtaccatatatgtctgcaaaatttcaaattttagtttctattaagaaggaagttatgggcactcgaatatttttttataaaaaattcataactcccctcctatggggagttacgatatatgactaatgtcattcaatttactgataggatatcaaaaatatatcaaaaaataaaaaaattccttggagccatttttgagaaaatctagttcaaatttatgtcaaaattttaccccttaaatataggcaacccgtaactttttctgaaaaacgataacatccttcttatagcccatctttaggctatataacgacattttcaaattaaacttatcttaaacaagtttttagatagatagggaaatgtgtctggtgggcggtcggccatgttggccgccattttgaatttggaaatgtcaaattccgtatttttatttacctatcgatgagcttgctgtgagttaaatttcattcatttcggtcaaaatttgtaaaaatgggccctaaataacccccctatttcggcccccctttgagagatgttttttaaaagcttagtttctcgacaaaattctcttaaacttactcataccgaattttatcaaaatcggtccagtagtttttgctgggcggtggcgacatacgtacgtacgtacatacttccgacatgttttttttatttgctttttagactcagggggactcaaaacgtcgaaaaaaagtgaaatctgaaaaaaatttttttgcacgatcctataactttatctattatactatactacgtatatagtacgataaagtaaaaagcgTTTTTTGATTGCATATATTATATAATTGGAGGAGTAACTTGGGTACTTAGTCAAAACCAAGGAATTTAAAACAGACAGGGAGTCTGTTATACACCATGTTACATAGGTTATATATACACCATTCTATGAGAAAAATACtctaaacaataatatattaagtGATGTACTACAATAATTAGAACGATAGTCACATATGCACTCAAAGgaggaaaaagaatatacaaaaatatcatACAAAGTATTACTACATATGGTTCAGAGCTTTGATGTAGATGTTGCCAAATCATTAGAAGAGACAGAGCAAGGAATACTGAAATCAGAGAGCATCTAGGAAAAGGGGAAGGCCAAGAAAAATCGTGGAGACAAGAAGTAAATGGTGCAATGGAAGATAGGAGTCTACAAGCAGATTACTGGAACGATTGCAAGCACTGAAAGCTAAGATGCAAGAAAAAGGGCAGCTGTAACAAACtcattatatacagggtgtccagaaactctatcgACAAActaagacaggagattcctcagataaatttaagacattttaacccaattcatctaatccgaaaatgcttcctaagggagctaaagctctttgaagatggtgtcttgtaattagattttcttaaatatctccagaaggcttttatttagaaaagtaAAAATTGGTACgaatatttatcttctagagatagaTCGA contains:
- the LOC114326340 gene encoding RNA 3'-terminal phosphate cyclase, which produces MIQEIDGSLLEGGGQILRIALTLSALKKIPIRITKIRGGRSKPGLMEQHLKGVELLRDICSAKVKGAQLGSTEIEFWPQEIKGGSYRAQVKTAGSISLLLQVSLPCIIFADTPTTLLLRGGTNTEMAPQIDYLTEVFRPILEKFGATFDLDLKRRGYFPKGGGEVIINVKPVEKLNPIEMTTQGSVTDIFGWSFVAGNLPERLSHQMADSAANELKKIASVNIERYKEDQNIAPDSCSGIILVANTSTNCVLGASALGKRSESLQETGRRAAEELQRSIKAGACVDEYSQDQVIIFMALAKGPSKVRVGDITMHTKTAIYVIEKLTTVKYEITPSEATNIIECSGS